Proteins co-encoded in one Natronorubrum daqingense genomic window:
- a CDS encoding MOSC domain-containing protein, whose amino-acid sequence MVHLGQIRVHPIKSLDAVSIDGCDIADGGGLEWDRRYAIVERTSAPGSETDAVGQYVNGKRERRTHELETTYDLERETVTIRERGAEETNTFHLELDRDCFASWLSSYFGYPVEVVRDDEGGFPDDTDAAGPTVISTGTLEAVASWYDEIETEEMCRRLRPNLVLEAPAFWEDRLYERPGQVVPFEIGGVELQGVNPCQRCVVPTRDPDTGEQTEGFQETFVERREATLPEWASEAWFDHYFRLMVNTTVPDSSWGDSLAVTDPVSVDDVLVDANPAQ is encoded by the coding sequence ATGGTACACCTCGGTCAAATCCGCGTCCATCCGATCAAATCACTCGACGCAGTGTCGATAGACGGGTGTGACATCGCCGACGGCGGCGGACTCGAGTGGGATCGTCGGTACGCAATCGTCGAACGAACGAGCGCCCCCGGCTCGGAGACGGACGCCGTTGGCCAGTACGTCAACGGCAAGCGCGAACGGCGAACGCACGAACTCGAGACCACGTACGATCTCGAGCGAGAGACGGTGACGATCCGCGAACGAGGCGCCGAGGAGACGAACACGTTCCACCTCGAACTCGATCGCGACTGTTTCGCCTCCTGGCTCTCCTCGTACTTCGGCTACCCGGTCGAAGTCGTTCGAGACGACGAGGGCGGCTTTCCGGACGACACCGATGCCGCCGGCCCGACGGTCATCAGTACGGGCACGCTCGAGGCGGTCGCCTCGTGGTACGATGAGATCGAGACGGAAGAGATGTGCCGGCGACTCCGTCCGAACCTCGTCCTCGAGGCACCCGCCTTCTGGGAGGATCGGCTCTACGAACGACCGGGCCAGGTCGTTCCGTTCGAGATTGGCGGCGTCGAACTGCAGGGCGTCAACCCGTGCCAGCGGTGTGTCGTTCCGACACGAGATCCCGACACGGGTGAGCAAACGGAGGGCTTCCAGGAGACGTTCGTCGAACGCAGAGAAGCGACGCTTCCCGAGTGGGCCAGCGAAGCGTGGTTCGATCACTACTTCCGGTTGATGGTCAATACGACCGTGCCGGACTCGTCGTGGGGCGATTCGCTCGCGGTCACGGACCCCGTCAGCGTCGACGACGTGCTCGTCGATGCGAACCCGGCCCAGTAG